From a single Raphanus sativus cultivar WK10039 chromosome 3, ASM80110v3, whole genome shotgun sequence genomic region:
- the LOC130510169 gene encoding B3 domain-containing protein REM13-like produces the protein MARESAWTTVMAKSTTLLLLRPQFFHTLLPGFQTQLMIPSDFFSNYIKETSLDSETTTTAELKSDSSDITWKVELTGRILNDGWGDFAVANNLQIGNVVLVRYEGDLVFHVSDLGPSFSQIQHIKPPPQNTNDDDESLMEKFQQKQRPVSYSSCHKRFVTFTLPPDYATICRLTLPNLFVKENGMNKPEEIRVLGKDGTKWPISLLLDKKGIMSLGKGWKEFVKANGLETGFTLKLMWEEDTTPSFSLCCAESASDRDEEAYLESIKKQSLSIDRRIRDKSSKDERRSWEREKIHLRGRSYVGDIEEVPINKKVKTNSHGTEAVSSSLDNSCFVAFVTDWSLNTDTLYLPRYFTCSNGLTRKCRKIVLIDAGGRSWELDLRFNESSDIFYISPGWRSFCDENGLEAGGFFTFKIGGNGETPVLSFCPMESMDSRRQTYCLEASNEKEDIERKRNEEEALVDIEKKGKPKHRPVSYSSYSPCYKRFITFTLPPDYATLDKLTLPKLFVKENGINKPGEIYLLGKDGTKWLTRLLLDKKGLMRLGKGWKDFVKANGLESGFTLKLMWEDTIPSFSLCCEGSTGDKDQEEYLEVIKQRSLSIDRRIRDKISKDENNEEEKRSWEREKINISGRDSTTPSQKRFLTLAISPTSLRCNRLRLPMPFLRENSMDKPGVIYLLGKDDTKWMANLIQEGDGRMKLGKGWRAFAKENEFKPGEFVTLESIWEDETPMIRFLRTESESSKANKKESIYTEDTEPRTRDSSLAIHDRFVTLTLTHEDVKACMLILPCQFLKANGFNKLGKITLLGEKRIELSAYLLSREGIVALETGWGEFCEANGVKLGESFTLECIKEQDETAPVLKLCSQETNK, from the exons ATGGCAAGAGAAAGTGCTTGGACGACAGTAATGGCGAAATCAACaacgcttcttcttcttcgcccgCAGTTCTTCCACACTCTTCTTCCTGGCTTTCAAACTCAACTC ATGATTCCCTCAGACTTCTTCTCGAATTACatcaaagaaacaagcttggaCTCGGAGACGACTACTACGGCGGAGCTCAAATCGGACTCCTCCGACATAACCTGGAAAGTCGAATTGACTGGTCGGATACTCAATGACGGCTGGGGAGACTTCGCCGTCGCTAACAATCTTCAGATCGGCAACGTCGTCCTTGTCAGATACGAAGGAGATTTGGTCTTCCATGTTTCTGACTTAGGACCAAGTTTCTCTCAGATCCAACACATTAAACCTCCACCACAAAACactaatgatgatgatgagtcaTTAATGGAGAAGTTTCAGCAGAAGCAAAGACCTGTCTCATATTCATCATGTCATAAGCGATTCGTAACATTTACGCTCCCGCCTGATTACGCCACAATTTGTAGATTG ACTCTTCCGAATCTATTCGTGAAGGAGAATGGCATGAACAAGCCTGAGGAGATACGTGTGTTGGGGAAAGATGGTACAAAGTGGCCGATCAGCCTTCTACTTGACAAGAAAGGAATAATGAGTTTGGGAAAGGGTTGGAAAGAATTTGTCAAAGCAAATGGGTTAGAGACAGGGTTCACGCTCAAGCTGATGTGGGAAGAAGACACAACTCCTTCGTTTAGTTTATGCTGTGCGGAATCAGCGAGTGACAGAGATGAAGAAGCGTATTTAGAATCTATCAAGAAACAGTCTCTTTCAATAGATCGGAGAATCAGAGACAAGAGCAGCAAAGATGAGAGAAGGTCATGGGAAAGAGAAAAGATTCATCTGAGAGGGAGATCATACGTTGGTGATATTGAGG AGGTTCCTATAAACAAGAAAGTAAAGACGAACAGTCATGGAACAGAAGCTGTTTCTTCTTCATTAGACAACTCGTGTTTTGTGGCCTTTGTCACGGATTGGAGTCTAAACACAGATACACTG TATCTTCCACGATATTTTACATGCTCAAATGGTCTGACAAGAAAATGCCGCAAGATTGTTTTAATAGATGCTGGGGGAAGATCATGGGAATTGGATCTGAGGTTCAACGAGTCTTCTGATATTTTTTACATAAGCCCGGGTTGGAGAAGTTTCTGTGACGAAAACGGTCTAGAAGCAGGAGGGTTTTTCACGTTTAAAATAGGTGGAAACGGGGAAACTCCTGTGCTCAGTTTCTGCCCTATGGAATCTATGGATAGTAGAAGGCAAACATACTGTTTAGAAGCTAGCAATGAGAAAGAGGACATAGAAAGGAAGAGAAATGAAGAGGAGGCACTAGTGGATATAGAAAAGAAGGGTAAGCCGAAACACAGACCTGTGTCATATTCATCATATTCACCATGTTATAAGCGATTCATAACATTTACGCTCCCACCTGATTATGCCACACTTGATAAATTG ACTCTTCCAAAGCTATTCGTGAAGGAGAATGGAATCAACAAGCCTGGGGAGATATATCTGTTGGGTAAAGATGGTACAAAGTGGCTGACGCGACTTCTTCTGGACAAGAAAGGACTGATGAGACTGGGAAAGGGTTGGAAAGATTTTGTCAAAGCAAATGGGCTAGAGTCTGGATTCACGCTCAAGTTGATGTGGGAAGACACAATTCCTTCGTTTAGTTTATGCTGTGAAGGATCTACTGGTGACAAAGATCAAGAAGAGTATTTAGAAGTTATCAAGCAACGTTCTCTTTCTATAGATCGGAGAATCAGAGATAAGATCAGCAAAGATGAGAATAACGAAGAGGAGAAAAGGTCATGGGAAAGAGAAAAGATTAATATAAGTGGGAGAGATTCAACTACGCCGAGCCAAAAGCGATTCCTAACATTAGCAATCAGCCCTACCAGTCTCCGATGTAATAGACTG CGTCTTCCAATGCCATTCTTGAGAGAGAATAGCATGGACAAGCCTGGAGTGATATATCTGTTGGGAAAAGATGATACAAAGTGGATGGCAAATCTTATACAGGAAGGAGATGGAAGAATGAAATTGGGAAAAGGCTGGAGAGCTTTTGCTAAAGAAAACGAGTTTAAGCCAGGAGAATTCGTTACATTAGAGTCTATCTGGGAAGATGAGACTCCTATGATCAGGTTTCTCCGTACAGAGTCTGAGAGTTCAAAAGCTAACAAGAAAGAGTCCATTTACACGGAAGACACAGAACCTAGAACGAGAGATTCATCTTTAGCAATCCATGACCGGTTCGTGACATTAACACTAACACATGAAGATGTCAAAGCCTGTATGCTG ATTCTTCCTTGTCAGTTCTTGAAGGCTAATGGCTTCAACAAACTTGGGAAGATAACTCTTTTAGGTGAAAAGCGAATAGAGTTATCGGCGTATCTATTGTCAAGAGAAGGAATTGTTGCTTTGGAAACTGGTTGGGGTGAGTTTTGTGAAGCCAATGGCGTCAAGTTAGGAGAATCTTTCACTTTGGAGTGCATTAAAGAGCAAGACGAAACAGCTCCCGTGCTCAAGTTATGTTCTCAGGagactaataaataa
- the LOC108846064 gene encoding mechanosensitive ion channel protein 9-like, which yields MAEKTSKTGGEVVINVPDKGEGAASHSTDTDKKLPSPNNEGLARRKSFSRSVYSKPNSRFEKQHSFRFDESIVEENVGASRVGAAALNEVDEEETDENEEIYEKVKLHRVKRSGIKLRALLELAVFFAILCTLVVSLTIDKVNKHLIWGLEIWKWCVFVMVTLSGMFMTNWFMHLAVFIIERNYLLRKKVLYFVHGLKKNVQVFIWFSLVLVSWIFLFEEDDKHSRKTKKILDLITWTIVSLLVGSILFLVKTFALKVLASKFNVRNFFERIQESVFHQYVLQTLSGPPLVEEAERVGSKPKRGHLSFMSTEDGSLKGKKVLDMGKVHKMKQEKVSALAMRVLIEAVRASGLSTISNTLDECINRKGKTDKEITNEMEAVAAAYDIFNNVAQPNRNYINEDDLLRFMIKQEVDLLLPLIEGAETGKITRKAFTEWVIKVFTSRKALGHSLDDTKTAVKQVDKLIAGILTIITFIIWLILLDIASTKFLLVFSSQFVGLAFMIGSTCKNIFESFVFVFVMHPYDVGDRCVVDGVMLLVEEIHLLTTVFLKIDNEKVFYPNAVLITKSISNFYRSPDMGDFIELSIAFSTPAAKIATFKKRIGEYLVQNPHNWYPEPLLMVKAIENVNKLKMNVLVQHTINFQNFAEKNIRRTELFIAIKRVLEELEIDYTLLPQDVHLTGHK from the exons ATGGCAGAGAAGACAAGCAAAACCGGAGGAGAAGTTGTTATCAATGTTCCAGATAAAGGAGAAGGAGCAGCATCTCATTCAACAGATACAGATAAGAAACTTCCGAGTCCAAACAATGAAGGTCTAGCTCGGAGGAAATCGTTTTCTAGGTCAGTTTACTCTAAGCCTAATTCAAGGTTTGAGAAACAGCATTCTTTTCGATTCGATGAGAGTATAGTAGAGGAAAATGTTGGAGCCTCTAGGGTTGGTGCAGCAGCACTGAATGAAGTTGATGAGGAGGAAACAGATGAAAATGAGGAAATTTACGAAAAGGTTAAGCTACACCGAGTGAAGCGAAGTGGAATTAAACTTCGAGCTTTGCTTGAATTGGCAGTGTTTTTTGCCATTTTATGCACTTTGGTTGTGAGTTTAACCATTGATAAGGTGAACAAGCATTTGATTTGGGGTCTGGAAATTTGGAAATGGTGTGTATTTGTGATGGTGACGCTAAGCGGCATGTTCATGACCAACTGGTTCATGCATTTAGCAGTTTTCATCATAGAAAGGAACTATCTCCTACGGAAAAAGGTATTGTACTTTGTGCATGGTTTGAAGAAGAATGTTCAGGTATTCATTTGGTTCAGCCTGGTTCTGGTCTCTTGGATATTTCTGTTCGAGGAAGACGATAAACACTCACGTAAGACCAAAAAAATTCTTGACCTTATAACTTGGACTATTGTTTCCTTACTCGTGGGGTCAATCCTTTTCTTGGTGAAGACTTTTGCCTTGAAAGTACTTGCTTCAAAATTCAACGTCAGAAACTTCTTTGAAAGAATTCAGGAGTCTGTCTTCCACCAATACGTTCTCCAGACCCTCTCGGGACCTCCGCTTGTAGAAGAGGCAGAGAGAGTTGGGAGCAAGCCAAAGAGGGGACACCTTAGCTTCATGAGCACCGAAGATGGATCATTGAAAGGGAAGAAAGTGCTCGACATGGGAAAAGTTCACAAGATGAAACAAGAGAAGGTTTCTGCTTTGGCAATGAGAGTTTTGATTGAAGCTGTGAGAGCTTCAGGTCTCTCAACCATATCAAACACTTTAGATGAGTGTATCAATAGGAAAGGGAAAACTGATAAAGAGATAACTAATGAGATGGAAGCTGTGGCTGCTGCTTATGATATCTTCAACAATGTTGCTCAGCCTAACCGCAA ttaCATAAATGAAGATGATCTGTTGAGGTTCATGATAAAGCAAGAGGTGGATCTTCTACTTCCATTAATAGAAGGTGCTGAAACCGGAAAAATCACGCGCAAAGCTTTTACAGAATGGGTG ATTAAAGTTTTCACAAGTCGGAAAGCTCTAGGACATTCACTGGATGACACAAAAACAGCAGTTAAGCAGGTGGACAAACTAATAGCTGGAATCTTGACCATCATCACCTTCATCATTTGGTTAATACTTCTTGATATAGCATCGACCAAGTTTTTGTTGGTCTTCTCCTCACAATTTGTGGGTCTTGCTTTTATGATTGGAAGCACTTGCAAGAACATCTTTGAGtcatttgtgtttgtttttgtgATGCACCCTTATGATGTTGGTGACCGTTGTGTTGTCGATGGTGTAATG TTATTGGTTGAAGAAATACATCTTTTAACTACCGTATTCCTCAAGATTGACAACGAGAAAGTCTTCTATCCAAATGCGGTTTTAATAACGAAATCAATAAGCAATTTCTACAGAAGTCCAGATATGGGAGATTTTATAGAACTCTCCATCGCATTTTCAACACCGGCTGCGAAAATAGCCACTTTCAAGAAAAGAATTGGAGA ATACTTGGTGCAGAACCCACATAATTGGTATCCAGAACCGCTGTTGATGGTGAAGGCAATCGAGAATGTGAATAAATTGAAGATGAATGTTCTAGTCCAGCACACTATCAACTTCCAGAATTTTGCAGAGAAAAATATCAGGAGAACTGAGCTGTTCATAGCTATCAAGCGAGTTCTGGAGGAGCTTGAGATTGATTACACCCTTCTTCCTCAAGATGTTCATCTCACCGGTCACAAGTGA
- the LOC108845090 gene encoding uncharacterized protein LOC108845090 has translation MHPEKAPGPDGMPALFYQKFWDIVKDDLTLMVNKFLTDGIMPDGLNETNICLIPKTTKPNDMAQFQLISLCNISYKIISKVLCQRLKKVLPGLILETQSAFVAGRQISDNIMIAQEIFHALRTKPSGCNKRMAIKTYMSKAYDRMEWSFIEAVMRKMGFLETWITWIMRCITSRINATRRQEIKDVLGIHNDGGMGTYLGIPENISGSKCKLFAFLKDKLMHRVNGWTGRWLSKGGKEVLIKSILLALPTYVMSTFLLPLEICENLASAIAQFWWSSNPPKRGIHWSKWEKVCLPREEGGIGFRMIHEFNLALLAKQLWSISAGRKLLLLGIRQKIHSGYEELKEWDVDLQEQYVSPADIPLIRSLAISITHRPDTFCWNFTRNGQYTVKSGYWVAQNLLKDADEKEVVEPITRNLVRRNMRCDNYCPRFGEPEESVTHAIFECPPALQVWLHSSTPTSPDVFPASSIYTNMNYLFWEKNGILEPNQYRDPYPWLIWYIWNARNDKLFRGIDRDPLELVRYADNECQAWFNANETIPPPVQGSNAEESQVISLGNICLLDGSWTSQAHFSGCGWVWLDSE, from the exons ATGCACCCTGAAAAAGCCCCTGGGCCAGATGGGATGCCTGCTTTGTTCTACCAGAAGTTCTGGGATATAGTAAAGGATGACTTAACTCTTATGGTTAATAAATTCCTTACTGACGGGATAATGCCAGATGGGCTGaatgaaacaaatatttgtCTCATCCCAAAGACGACAAAACCAAATGATATGGCTCAGTTTCAGCTTATTAGTTTGTGTAACATAAGCTACAAGATCATCTCTAAGGTCCTATGCCAGAGACTTAAGAAAGTGTTACCAGGATTGATATTGGAAACCCAGTCAGCCTTTGTTGCTGGAAGACAGATATCTGACAATATTATGATTGCTCAAGAGATATTCCATGCGCTTAGGACCAAGCCAAGCGGATGCAACAAAAGAATGGCTATTAAAACATATATGAGTAAAGCCTATGATAGGATGGAATGGTCATTTATTGAAGCTGTGATGAGAAAGATGGGTTTCTTAGAGACATGGATCACATGGATAATGAGATGTATTACGTCG aggattaACGCAACCAGAAGGCAAGAGATCAAAGATGTACTTGGAATACATAATGATGGAGGGATGGGAACTTACTTGGGTATTCCAGAAAATATTAGTGGTTCAAAGTGCAAGCTCTTTGCTTTCCTGAAAGACAAACTGATGCATAGAGTGAACGGCTGGACAGGTCGTTGGCTATCGAAAGGAGGGAAGGAGGTATTGATTAAGTCCATTTTGCTAGCTCTCCCGACGTATGTAATGTCTACTTTCCTGCTCCCATTGGAGATATGTGAAAACCTTGCTAGTGCTATTGCTCAATTCTGGTGGAGTTCAAATCCCCCAAAAAGAGGAATACACTGGTCAAAATGGGAGAAAGTCTGTCTACCGAGAGAAGAAGGAGGGATTGGATTCCGTATGATCCATGAGTTTAACCTGGCATTATTAgcaaaacaattatggag TATCTCAGCTGGGAGGAAGCTTTTGTTGTTGGGAATAAGGCAGAAAATACACTCTGGCTATGAG GAGTTGAAGGAATGGGATGTTGATCTACAAGAACAATATGTCAGCCCTGCTGACATACCACTTATAAGGAGTTTGGCCATAAGCATAACTCATAGGCCGGACACATTTTGCTGGAACTTCACAAGAAATGGACAATATACGGTTAAGTCTGGATATTGGGTAGCCCAAAATCTCTTGAAGGATGCAGATGAAAAAGAAGTGGTCGAGCCAA TAACGAGAAACCTAGTGAGGCGTAATATGAGATGTGATAATTACTGCCCAAGATTTGGTGAGCCAGAGGAATCAGTAACGCATGCTATTTTCGAATGTCCACCGGCTCTACAGGTTTGGCTTCATTCATCAACTCCGACGAGCCCTGATGTTTTTCCAGCATCAAGTATATACACGAATATGAACTACCTCTTCTGGGAAAAGAACGGCATACTTGAACCAAATCAATATAGGGATCCTTATCCCTGGTTGATTTGGTACATCTGGAATGCTCGAAATGATAAACTCTTTAGGGGCATAGATAGAGATCCTCTGGAACTAGTTCGATATGCTGACAATGAGTGTCAAGCCTGGTTTAATGCCAATGAAACCATACCACCACCGGTACAAGGGAGTAATGCAGAGGAATCTCAAGTCATAAGCTTGGGTAATATATGTTTGCTGGATGGATCTTGGACATCTCAGGCTCATTTTAGTGGGTGTGGATGGGTATGGTTGGACAGTGAATGA
- the LOC108846698 gene encoding fasciclin-like arabinogalactan protein 3: MGLKASSSLLCLTILLGVSSIVSAVNITRALEKYPEFSTMIELFAKTELTPIINKRQTITVLALSNDAIGSISGRPEEELKNVLMNHVVLDYFDELKLKALKDRSTLLTTLYQSTGLGQQQNGFLNCTKTNGKIYFGSGVKGAPQTAEYITTVFRNPYNLSVIQISMPIVAPGLGSPVNVPPPPPMSSPPTPSPKKAATTPAPGPSEEEDYADSPPGAAPEAAPASAPSEDGSPAPAPGNAGKKKMAAADEVEPPTSASNTGLSFGAVLVLGFLVSFVGF; this comes from the coding sequence ATGGGTCTCAAGGcttcctcttctctcctctgtCTCACCATCTTATTAGGTGTTTCTTCTATTGTATCAGCGGTTAACATAACCCGAGCACTCGAGAAATACCCTGAATTCAGCACCATGATCGAGCTTTTCGCCAAGACTGAGCTTACACCAATTATCAACAAACGTCAGACAATTACCGTGCTGGCTCTTAGCAACGATGCTATCGGTTCCATTTCTGGTAGACCCGAGGAGGAGCTCAAGAACGTTCTTATGAATCATGTAGTTCTTGACTACTTTGATGAACTCAAGCTCAAGGCACTCAAGGACAGGAGCACATTGCTCACTACCCTTTACCAATCTACCGGTTTGGGCCAGCAGCAAAACGGTTTCCTCAACTGCACCAAAACTAACGGAAAGATTTACTTTGGGTCTGGTGTGAAAGGCGCTCCTCAAACCGCTGAATACATCACAACCGTGTTCCGCAACCCGTACAATCTCTCTGTGATCCAAATCAGCATGCCCATTGTGGCTCCTGGACTCGGATCTCCTGTTAACGTTCCTCCACCACCACCCATGTCATCACCACCGACTCCATCTCCCAAGAAGGCTGCAACCACTCCAGCTCCTGGACCATCTGAGGAGGAGGATTATGCAGATTCTCCTCCTGGTGCAGCTCCAGAAGCCGCACCTGCATCAGCCCCATCAGAAGATGGTTCTCCTGCTCCGGCTCCTGGGAATGCTGGTAAGAAGAAAATGGCAGCAGCTGATGAAGTTGAACCACCTACTTCTGCTTCTAACACCGGTTTGAGTTTTGGTGCTGTTCTGGTTCTCGGGTTTTTGGTTAGTTTTGTTGGGTTCTAA